In Capsicum annuum cultivar UCD-10X-F1 chromosome 7, UCD10Xv1.1, whole genome shotgun sequence, one genomic interval encodes:
- the LOC107877377 gene encoding F-box protein CPR1, with translation MLKALEIYLPEKIIVEILIRLPVQSLLRFKCISKSCNTLISHPKFKEKHYHHAKNNKKILIAQMHPGTRTTSYYSSSFSSSLQKLAKQPTDYTVLCCYDGLVLLWHYNDHLLWNPSTNELVQLPNHEFPDASSTTYGLRYDSTSDDYKILMLHNRSFSCRPLNKILALKCGSSRIIYNHPHGFRHRMGPEDGEFHWLCVNDLSKYFMISFNISNEVYGEISLPEGICSISYRVEVTCGVSVLEGMLCAYCTCPGDTEEGTFKLWVMKEYGVKESWTKLFTIRDTHLVFTIPKYMFADGEVLLFYRKGLYNNG, from the coding sequence ATGTTAAAAGCACTGGAAATCTACTTGCCAGAGAAAATAATAGTGGAAATTCTCATCAGGTTACCTGTCCAATCTCTTCTTCGATTCAAATGTATTTCGAAATCTTGTAACACGTTGATCTCCCATCCAAAATTTAAGGAGAAACATTACCATCATGCcaagaacaataaaaaaattcttatcGCTCAAATGCACCCTGGTACTCGTACGACTTCatattattcttcttctttttcttcgtCATTACAAAAGCTGGCAAAACAGCCTACTGACTACACAGTATTATGCTGTTATGATGGCTTGGTTCTTCTTTGGCATTACAATGATCATTTACTGTGGAACCCATCCACAAATGAATTAGTACaacttcctaatcatgaatttcCAGACGCAAGCAGTACCACTTATGGATTGAGATATGACTCGACTAGTGATGACTATAAGATTCTTATGCTTCACAACCGTAGCTTTAGTTGCAGACCACTCAACAAAATTCTTGCACTAAAATGTGGTTCTTCGAGGATTATTTACAACCATCCTCATGGATTTCGCCATAGGATGGGCCCTGAGGACGGTGAATTTCATTGGCTCTGTGTGAATGATTTATCCAAGTATTTTATGATTTCGTTTAATATATCAAATGAGGTGTATGGAGAGATATCGTTGCCGGAGGGAATTTGCAGTATTTCCTATAGGGTGGAGGTAACATGTGGTGTTTCAGTATTAGAAGGAATGCTTTGTGCTTATTGTACTTGCCCAGGAGATACTGAGGAGGGCACTTTTAAGTTATGGGTAATGAAAGAGTATGGTGTCAAAGAATCTTGGACTAAATTATTCACTATACGGGACACCCATTTAGTATTCACCATACCGAAATATATGTTTGCCGATGGTGAAGTGCTACTCTTCTACAGAAAGGGTTTATATAATAATGGGTGA